In Arachis hypogaea cultivar Tifrunner chromosome 17, arahy.Tifrunner.gnm2.J5K5, whole genome shotgun sequence, a single window of DNA contains:
- the LOC112766177 gene encoding uncharacterized protein isoform X2: MLQFINSLLVELILGLVLWTTFVFTPWLVLPWIKQLRLLAPWLRKQALPCKYILFYIEQHMKKGGRLIQSEEHLVISSQMPIKTDGPAQVTPAKEKMQIKTQAEDKASQSIFLGPEAEAWTLPSFFPANYKCCADFLKWVFMMMLQIFGGGSSSS; the protein is encoded by the exons ATGCTTCAATTCATCAATTCACTACTAG TGGAACTCATCCTAGGCTTGGTGTTGTGGACCACATTTGTTTTCACCCCTTGGTTGGTGCTTCCTTGGATCAAGCAGCTACGGCTGCTCGCTCCTTGGCTACGAAAACAGGCTCTACCCTGCAAG TACATACTTTTCTATATAGAGCAGCACATGAAGAAGGGAGGACGCTTGATTCAATCCGAAGAACACTTGGTTATTTCAAGCCAAATGCCAATCAAAACAGATGGTCCTGCTCAAGTGACTCCAGCTAAAG AAAAAATGCAGATTAAAACTCAAGCAGAGGACAAGGCTTCTCAGTCAATCTTTTTAG GACCAGAAGCCGAAGCTTGGACGCTTCCGTCATTTTTTCCTGCCAATTACAAATGCTGTGCTGATTTTCTGAAGTGGGTATTTATGATGATGCTGCAGATATTTGGAGGAGGTTCGTCGTCCTCGTAA
- the LOC112766177 gene encoding uncharacterized protein isoform X6: protein MLQFINSLLVELILGLVLWTTFVFTPWLVLPWIKQLRLLAPWLRKQALPCKHMKKGGRLIQSEEHLVISSQMPIKTDGPAQVTPAKEKMQIKTQAEDKASQSIFLGPEAEAWTLPSFFPANYKCCADFLKWVFMMMLQIFGGGSSSS from the exons ATGCTTCAATTCATCAATTCACTACTAG TGGAACTCATCCTAGGCTTGGTGTTGTGGACCACATTTGTTTTCACCCCTTGGTTGGTGCTTCCTTGGATCAAGCAGCTACGGCTGCTCGCTCCTTGGCTACGAAAACAGGCTCTACCCTGCAAG CACATGAAGAAGGGAGGACGCTTGATTCAATCCGAAGAACACTTGGTTATTTCAAGCCAAATGCCAATCAAAACAGATGGTCCTGCTCAAGTGACTCCAGCTAAAG AAAAAATGCAGATTAAAACTCAAGCAGAGGACAAGGCTTCTCAGTCAATCTTTTTAG GACCAGAAGCCGAAGCTTGGACGCTTCCGTCATTTTTTCCTGCCAATTACAAATGCTGTGCTGATTTTCTGAAGTGGGTATTTATGATGATGCTGCAGATATTTGGAGGAGGTTCGTCGTCCTCGTAA
- the LOC112766177 gene encoding uncharacterized protein isoform X5: MLQFINSLLVELILGLVLWTTFVFTPWLVLPWIKQLRLLAPWLRKQALPCKYILFYIEQHMKKGGRLIQSEEHLVISSQMPIKTDGPAQVTPAKEKMQIKTQAEDKASQSIFLEAEAWTLPSFFPANYKCCADFLKWVFMMMLQIFGGGSSSS, translated from the exons ATGCTTCAATTCATCAATTCACTACTAG TGGAACTCATCCTAGGCTTGGTGTTGTGGACCACATTTGTTTTCACCCCTTGGTTGGTGCTTCCTTGGATCAAGCAGCTACGGCTGCTCGCTCCTTGGCTACGAAAACAGGCTCTACCCTGCAAG TACATACTTTTCTATATAGAGCAGCACATGAAGAAGGGAGGACGCTTGATTCAATCCGAAGAACACTTGGTTATTTCAAGCCAAATGCCAATCAAAACAGATGGTCCTGCTCAAGTGACTCCAGCTAAAG AAAAAATGCAGATTAAAACTCAAGCAGAGGACAAGGCTTCTCAGTCAATCTTTTTAG AAGCCGAAGCTTGGACGCTTCCGTCATTTTTTCCTGCCAATTACAAATGCTGTGCTGATTTTCTGAAGTGGGTATTTATGATGATGCTGCAGATATTTGGAGGAGGTTCGTCGTCCTCGTAA
- the LOC112766177 gene encoding uncharacterized protein isoform X3, with protein MQLTLDCTVELILGLVLWTTFVFTPWLVLPWIKQLRLLAPWLRKQALPCKYILFYIEQHMKKGGRLIQSEEHLVISSQMPIKTDGPAQVTPAKEKMQIKTQAEDKASQSIFLGPEAEAWTLPSFFPANYKCCADFLKWVFMMMLQIFGGGSSSS; from the exons ATGCAATTGACTTTGGATTGCACAGTGGAACTCATCCTAGGCTTGGTGTTGTGGACCACATTTGTTTTCACCCCTTGGTTGGTGCTTCCTTGGATCAAGCAGCTACGGCTGCTCGCTCCTTGGCTACGAAAACAGGCTCTACCCTGCAAG TACATACTTTTCTATATAGAGCAGCACATGAAGAAGGGAGGACGCTTGATTCAATCCGAAGAACACTTGGTTATTTCAAGCCAAATGCCAATCAAAACAGATGGTCCTGCTCAAGTGACTCCAGCTAAAG AAAAAATGCAGATTAAAACTCAAGCAGAGGACAAGGCTTCTCAGTCAATCTTTTTAG GACCAGAAGCCGAAGCTTGGACGCTTCCGTCATTTTTTCCTGCCAATTACAAATGCTGTGCTGATTTTCTGAAGTGGGTATTTATGATGATGCTGCAGATATTTGGAGGAGGTTCGTCGTCCTCGTAA
- the LOC112766177 gene encoding uncharacterized protein isoform X4: MLCLQCAVFAMVKAAFDAIDFGLHSGTHPRLGVVDHICFHPLVGASLDQAATAARSLATKTGSTLQEQHMKKGGRLIQSEEHLVISSQMPIKTDGPAQVTPAKEKMQIKTQAEDKASQSIFLGPEAEAWTLPSFFPANYKCCADFLKWVFMMMLQIFGGGSSSS, from the exons ATGCTGTGTTTGCAATGTGCTGTGTTTGCAATGGTGAAGGCTGCATTTGATGCAATTGACTTTGGATTGCACAGTGGAACTCATCCTAGGCTTGGTGTTGTGGACCACATTTGTTTTCACCCCTTGGTTGGTGCTTCCTTGGATCAAGCAGCTACGGCTGCTCGCTCCTTGGCTACGAAAACAGGCTCTACCCTGCAAG AGCAGCACATGAAGAAGGGAGGACGCTTGATTCAATCCGAAGAACACTTGGTTATTTCAAGCCAAATGCCAATCAAAACAGATGGTCCTGCTCAAGTGACTCCAGCTAAAG AAAAAATGCAGATTAAAACTCAAGCAGAGGACAAGGCTTCTCAGTCAATCTTTTTAG GACCAGAAGCCGAAGCTTGGACGCTTCCGTCATTTTTTCCTGCCAATTACAAATGCTGTGCTGATTTTCTGAAGTGGGTATTTATGATGATGCTGCAGATATTTGGAGGAGGTTCGTCGTCCTCGTAA
- the LOC112766177 gene encoding uncharacterized protein isoform X1 → MLCLQCAVFAMVKAAFDAIDFGLHSGTHPRLGVVDHICFHPLVGASLDQAATAARSLATKTGSTLQEQHMKKGGRLIQSEEHLVISSQMPIKTDGPAQVTPAKEKMQIKTQAEDKASQSIFLEAEAWTLPSFFPANYKCCADFLKWVFMMMLQIFGGGSSSS, encoded by the exons ATGCTGTGTTTGCAATGTGCTGTGTTTGCAATGGTGAAGGCTGCATTTGATGCAATTGACTTTGGATTGCACAGTGGAACTCATCCTAGGCTTGGTGTTGTGGACCACATTTGTTTTCACCCCTTGGTTGGTGCTTCCTTGGATCAAGCAGCTACGGCTGCTCGCTCCTTGGCTACGAAAACAGGCTCTACCCTGCAAG AGCAGCACATGAAGAAGGGAGGACGCTTGATTCAATCCGAAGAACACTTGGTTATTTCAAGCCAAATGCCAATCAAAACAGATGGTCCTGCTCAAGTGACTCCAGCTAAAG AAAAAATGCAGATTAAAACTCAAGCAGAGGACAAGGCTTCTCAGTCAATCTTTTTAG AAGCCGAAGCTTGGACGCTTCCGTCATTTTTTCCTGCCAATTACAAATGCTGTGCTGATTTTCTGAAGTGGGTATTTATGATGATGCTGCAGATATTTGGAGGAGGTTCGTCGTCCTCGTAA